The following coding sequences lie in one Leptolyngbya sp. CCY15150 genomic window:
- a CDS encoding ATP-dependent Clp protease proteolytic subunit, with protein MNSPIQAVQSTYGGDAYYRTPPPDLPSLLLKERIVYLGLPLYSSDEVKQQVGIDVTELIIAQLLYLQFDDPDKPIYFYINSTGTSWYGGDAIGFETEAFAICDTIDYIKPAVHTICIGQAMGTAAMILSAGTKGFRASLPHATIVLNQTRSGAQGQATDIQIRAKEVLTNKQTTLEIMAKNTGKTVEQIAKDTDRMFYLTPQEALEYGLIDRVLASSKELPTAPVASLT; from the coding sequence ATGAATTCACCTATCCAGGCGGTTCAGTCTACATATGGTGGTGATGCTTACTATCGCACACCCCCCCCAGACCTACCGTCGCTCTTGTTAAAAGAGCGTATTGTGTACTTGGGGTTACCCCTGTATTCCTCTGATGAGGTGAAACAGCAGGTTGGTATTGACGTAACTGAGTTGATTATTGCTCAGTTGCTCTACCTGCAGTTTGATGATCCGGACAAACCGATTTATTTCTACATCAACTCGACCGGAACCTCTTGGTACGGCGGAGATGCAATTGGGTTTGAAACCGAAGCCTTTGCTATCTGTGACACGATTGACTACATTAAGCCAGCGGTTCATACCATCTGCATTGGGCAGGCTATGGGAACTGCGGCCATGATTTTGTCAGCGGGTACGAAGGGCTTCCGTGCTAGCTTACCCCATGCCACCATTGTGCTGAACCAAACTCGCAGTGGTGCTCAAGGGCAGGCCACCGATATTCAGATTCGGGCCAAGGAAGTGCTGACCAACAAGCAAACGACCCTGGAAATTATGGCAAAAAACACCGGTAAAACGGTGGAGCAAATTGCCAAAGATACGGATCGAATGTTCTATCTGACTCCCCAAGAAGCCTTGGAGTATGGCTTAATCGATCGCGTGTTGGCGAGTTCTAAGGAATTACCCACTGCGCCCGTGGCGTCGCTCACCTAA
- a CDS encoding ATP-dependent Clp protease proteolytic subunit, protein MPIGTPKVPYRLPGSQYTQWIDIYTRLNQERIIFLGQEVTDGLANSIVAAMLYLDSDDPGKPIYLYINSPGGSVTAGMAIYDTMQYIKSEVVTICVGLAASMGAFLLAAGSKGKRLALPHARIMIHQPLGGVGRRQATDIQIEAKEILRVRQQLNEMLAARTGKTVEQIAKDTDRDYFMSAAEAVEYGLIDRVVESPPST, encoded by the coding sequence ATGCCCATCGGCACACCTAAAGTTCCCTATCGGCTACCCGGTAGCCAATATACCCAGTGGATTGACATTTACACCCGCCTCAACCAAGAGCGGATCATTTTCCTGGGACAAGAAGTCACCGATGGCTTGGCCAACTCCATCGTTGCTGCCATGCTCTACCTGGATTCTGATGATCCCGGTAAGCCCATCTATTTGTATATCAACTCGCCCGGTGGTTCCGTGACGGCGGGCATGGCCATCTACGACACCATGCAGTACATCAAGTCTGAAGTGGTGACGATTTGTGTTGGTTTGGCTGCATCCATGGGAGCTTTTCTGTTGGCGGCGGGTAGCAAGGGCAAGCGCTTGGCCCTGCCCCATGCGCGGATCATGATCCACCAACCCTTGGGGGGTGTGGGTCGTCGGCAGGCCACGGATATCCAAATCGAGGCGAAGGAAATTTTACGCGTGCGCCAGCAGTTGAACGAAATGCTAGCGGCTCGTACCGGAAAAACAGTTGAGCAAATCGCCAAAGATACCGATCGCGACTACTTTATGTCGGCAGCGGAAGCGGTTGAGTATGGTTTGATTGATCGTGTTGTGGAAAGCCCACCCTCGACCTAA
- a CDS encoding J domain-containing protein: MAELFNILPFLVSMNLPDCYRLLGLRTGAPADDIKASYRRLARLYHPDVNPGDQAAEEKFIQITEAYKYLMEVVPEGLAQSTSTPSATPSPTPSSQPPKVRIHVKRPAERSPSPSPSKSPAPQIRLDPTLSETDRKLKQHSYKQLQHLLKEQRFPRAIALVEGLSQRLPKDREVKQWQAITYQRFGQHLVKQRQLDKARIYLKKALQTDPNNRSLWLEVERVFRQIEQLL, from the coding sequence ATGGCAGAATTGTTCAACATTCTGCCATTTTTGGTATCTATGAACCTACCGGACTGCTATCGACTATTGGGATTACGGACGGGCGCACCGGCAGACGATATTAAGGCGTCCTACCGGCGTTTGGCACGGTTATATCACCCCGATGTTAACCCTGGCGATCAAGCAGCGGAGGAGAAGTTCATTCAGATCACTGAAGCCTACAAGTACTTAATGGAGGTTGTGCCTGAGGGATTGGCTCAGTCTACATCTACGCCGAGTGCGACGCCCTCCCCTACGCCGTCGTCTCAGCCTCCTAAGGTGCGTATCCACGTGAAGCGGCCAGCGGAGCGATCGCCCTCTCCTAGTCCGTCAAAATCCCCTGCGCCCCAGATTCGCCTTGATCCCACCCTGTCGGAGACCGATCGCAAACTAAAGCAGCATAGCTACAAGCAGCTTCAGCATCTGCTCAAAGAGCAGCGGTTTCCTAGGGCGATCGCGTTGGTGGAGGGTCTATCCCAGCGGTTGCCGAAGGATCGGGAGGTGAAGCAGTGGCAGGCGATTACCTATCAGCGCTTTGGCCAACATCTTGTGAAGCAACGGCAGCTTGATAAGGCCAGGATTTACCTCAAAAAAGCGCTACAAACGGATCCCAATAATCGATCGCTTTGGCTAGAAGTGGAGCGGGTGTTCCGGCAGATTGAACAATTGCTCTAA
- a CDS encoding DUF2103 domain-containing protein: MAQPPSGRLVWNHSTHIPGLIPILETLLKRQTTITTITPAVIGRSRAHSPKLTLRVSVPVLGGFKLIARKGKQFQEVFVITTLEKPALEEAIADVLTK; this comes from the coding sequence ATGGCCCAACCACCCAGCGGACGCTTAGTTTGGAATCATTCCACCCACATTCCAGGGCTCATCCCCATCCTGGAGACGTTACTCAAGCGTCAAACCACGATTACCACGATCACGCCAGCGGTGATCGGGCGATCGCGGGCCCATAGTCCTAAGCTGACACTGCGTGTCTCTGTGCCTGTCCTGGGTGGCTTTAAGCTGATCGCCCGCAAGGGCAAGCAATTTCAAGAAGTATTTGTGATTACAACGTTGGAAAAACCAGCTCTGGAAGAAGCGATCGCTGACGTCCTGACCAAGTAA
- the clpS gene encoding ATP-dependent Clp protease adapter ClpS, whose product MTASPTITPDRVKQTTRKTYPNFKVIVLNDDFNTFQHVAACLMKYIPQMTSDRAWELTNQVHFEGQAIVWTGPQEQAELYHQQLSRAGLTMAPLEAA is encoded by the coding sequence ATGACTGCATCCCCCACCATCACCCCTGATCGAGTTAAACAAACCACGCGCAAAACCTATCCCAACTTTAAGGTGATTGTGTTGAATGACGACTTCAACACCTTTCAGCACGTGGCCGCCTGTTTGATGAAATACATTCCCCAAATGACCAGCGATCGCGCCTGGGAACTCACCAATCAGGTACATTTTGAGGGGCAGGCCATTGTTTGGACAGGGCCGCAAGAACAGGCGGAACTGTACCATCAGCAACTCAGTCGCGCCGGGCTCACCATGGCTCCCTTGGAAGCCGCCTAA
- a CDS encoding NAD+ synthase, which yields MTPPTLSLAIAQLNPTIGDLAGNAQQILTAAQTAASQGVRLLLTPELSLCGYPPRDLLIQPRFIQAMADTLHQLAHDLPPQIAVLVGTIDPNQRSPLGEKPLFNSVALLEQGAIQQIFHKRLLPTYDVFDEDRYFQPGDDINTFAVTLPDGHRVTLGVTICEDLWNDEEFWGKRSYQVNPIADLASQGVDLVLNLSASPYSVGKQAIREAMLRHAALRHQVPILYVNQVGGNDDLIFDGSSVAMNAQGQTVVRALPFQPDLQFLDYDLTLGDVTADPEAIAPQPASHDGEIWSALVLGVQDYARKCGFSRAVIGLSGGIDSALVAAIATAALGADQVLGVLMPSPYSSDHSLADAYALAKNLGIRTETLAIAGLMSAYDDTLEDLFAGTSFGIAEENIQSRIRGNLLMAIANKFGYLLLSTGNKSELAVGYCTLYGDMNGGLAAIADVPKTRVYSLCRWLNSSDDPAVPWRLPQSAAGEIIPDAILTKPPSAELKPDQKDSDSLPDYDTLDDILCRLITRHQSPSDIVTAGHDPGIVNRVVQLVTRAEFKRKQAPPGLKITDRAFGTGWRMPIASRWIATVPTPSSAP from the coding sequence ATGACCCCTCCCACCCTCTCCCTGGCGATCGCTCAACTGAATCCGACCATTGGTGACCTTGCGGGCAATGCTCAGCAGATTTTGACCGCCGCCCAAACGGCTGCGTCCCAGGGGGTGCGGTTACTGCTCACCCCAGAACTTTCTCTCTGCGGCTATCCCCCCCGCGACCTGCTGATACAGCCTCGGTTCATCCAGGCTATGGCAGATACGCTGCACCAGTTAGCCCATGACCTGCCGCCCCAGATCGCTGTCCTGGTGGGCACCATTGATCCCAATCAGCGATCGCCCCTAGGAGAGAAACCGCTGTTCAACAGCGTGGCGTTGTTAGAACAGGGTGCCATTCAGCAGATCTTCCACAAGCGTCTGCTGCCGACCTACGATGTTTTTGACGAAGATCGCTACTTTCAACCCGGGGACGATATCAATACCTTTGCCGTGACCTTACCCGATGGTCATCGCGTAACGCTGGGGGTGACCATTTGCGAAGACCTGTGGAACGATGAGGAATTCTGGGGCAAGCGCAGCTATCAGGTGAATCCCATCGCTGATTTAGCCAGCCAAGGCGTCGATCTGGTGCTAAATCTATCCGCATCTCCCTACAGCGTCGGTAAACAGGCAATTCGAGAGGCGATGCTACGCCATGCGGCCCTGCGTCACCAGGTACCCATTCTCTACGTCAATCAAGTCGGCGGCAATGATGATCTGATCTTCGACGGCAGCAGCGTAGCCATGAATGCTCAGGGACAGACCGTGGTGCGAGCCTTGCCCTTCCAGCCTGACCTACAGTTTCTAGACTACGACCTTACCCTCGGTGACGTGACCGCCGATCCAGAGGCGATCGCTCCCCAGCCCGCCAGCCATGATGGGGAAATCTGGTCAGCACTGGTGCTGGGCGTCCAGGACTATGCCCGGAAATGCGGCTTTTCCCGAGCGGTCATCGGTCTCAGCGGCGGTATTGACTCTGCTCTGGTAGCGGCGATCGCCACCGCGGCCCTAGGAGCCGATCAGGTGCTGGGTGTGCTGATGCCCTCCCCCTACAGCTCCGACCATTCCCTGGCCGATGCCTATGCCCTGGCCAAAAACTTGGGCATCCGCACCGAAACCTTAGCGATCGCCGGCTTAATGTCCGCCTATGATGACACCTTGGAAGATCTGTTTGCCGGCACCAGCTTTGGCATTGCCGAGGAAAATATCCAGTCTCGGATTCGCGGCAATTTACTGATGGCGATCGCCAACAAGTTTGGCTACCTGCTGCTATCTACCGGCAACAAGTCAGAGCTGGCGGTGGGCTACTGCACCCTCTACGGCGATATGAATGGTGGTCTAGCAGCGATCGCCGACGTCCCCAAAACGCGGGTTTATTCCCTCTGTCGCTGGCTCAATTCCAGTGACGATCCAGCGGTGCCCTGGCGACTGCCGCAGAGCGCAGCGGGAGAGATCATTCCCGACGCCATTCTCACCAAGCCCCCCAGCGCCGAACTCAAGCCCGACCAAAAAGATTCCGACTCCCTGCCCGACTACGACACCCTGGATGACATTCTCTGTCGACTGATCACCCGCCACCAGTCGCCCAGCGACATCGTCACCGCTGGTCATGACCCAGGCATCGTCAACCGCGTCGTGCAGCTGGTCACCCGCGCTGAATTTAAGCGCAAGCAGGCCCCTCCCGGCTTAAAGATCACCGATCGCGCCTTTGGTACCGGTTGGCGAATGCCCATCGCCAGTCGCTGGATTGCCACGGTTCCCACTCCCAGCTCCGCTCCCTAG
- a CDS encoding NUDIX domain-containing protein — MSERSQRKPTDLVSPLAEFKVGVDSVIFSVDSDQNRLLVLLVMRQDAPFSGEWSLPGTLVRQGESLEGSAYRVLSEKIRVENLYLEQLYTFGGPNRDPREAETSYGVRYLSVSYFALVRFAEAELIADGVNGIAWYPLGQVPSLAFDHQQILDYGYRRLRNKLEYSPIAFDVLPEMFTLNDLYQLYTTVLGDHFADYSNFRTRILKLGILSDTGIKTSRGAGRPASLYRFDAEAFAPLKNKPLVFA, encoded by the coding sequence ATGTCAGAACGGAGCCAACGAAAGCCTACCGACCTGGTAAGCCCACTTGCCGAGTTTAAGGTGGGAGTCGATAGCGTCATTTTTTCGGTAGACAGTGACCAAAATCGCCTCTTGGTACTCTTGGTGATGCGCCAAGATGCGCCTTTTTCCGGTGAATGGAGCCTACCCGGCACCTTAGTCCGTCAAGGAGAATCCTTAGAAGGCTCAGCCTATCGAGTACTCTCCGAAAAAATCCGCGTCGAAAACCTTTATCTCGAACAGCTCTATACCTTCGGCGGCCCCAACCGCGATCCTAGGGAAGCCGAAACCAGCTACGGCGTACGCTACCTATCGGTGAGCTACTTTGCCCTCGTGCGGTTTGCCGAAGCCGAATTGATTGCTGATGGCGTCAACGGCATTGCCTGGTATCCCCTTGGGCAAGTTCCCAGCCTAGCGTTTGACCATCAGCAAATCCTCGACTATGGCTATCGCCGCCTGCGCAATAAGTTGGAATATAGCCCCATCGCCTTTGATGTTTTGCCCGAGATGTTTACCCTCAATGATCTGTATCAGCTCTATACCACCGTCTTGGGTGACCATTTTGCTGACTATTCCAACTTCCGCACCCGCATCCTCAAACTAGGCATCCTCAGCGATACGGGCATTAAAACTTCCCGTGGGGCCGGTCGTCCCGCCAGCCTCTACCGATTTGATGCCGAAGCCTTTGCGCCGCTGAAGAATAAACCCCTCGTCTTTGCCTAG
- a CDS encoding nicotinate-nucleotide adenylyltransferase: MLNIALFGTSADPPTTAHQQILTWLSHRFDWVAVWASDNPFKSHQTLLQHRGAMLRLLIADIYPPRHNIGYHPDLSSPRALITVERARERWPQANFTLIIGSDLVDQLPRWYQVDELLHQVDLLVVPRPGYPLEDGNLDQLRQMGATVAIADLTGLAVSSTAYRKAGDTAILTPPIEDYIHREQLYACQNGANESLPTW, encoded by the coding sequence ATGCTGAACATTGCTTTGTTTGGAACCAGCGCCGATCCCCCCACCACTGCCCACCAGCAAATTCTCACCTGGCTCTCCCATCGTTTTGATTGGGTAGCCGTTTGGGCTTCCGACAATCCCTTTAAGTCCCACCAAACTCTGCTCCAACATCGAGGGGCAATGTTAAGATTGCTGATTGCCGATATCTATCCCCCTCGGCACAATATTGGCTACCATCCCGACCTCAGCAGTCCCCGCGCGCTAATCACCGTTGAACGGGCCAGAGAGCGCTGGCCCCAAGCCAACTTCACGCTGATTATTGGCTCCGACTTAGTGGATCAACTGCCGCGCTGGTACCAAGTAGACGAGCTGCTGCACCAGGTTGATCTGCTCGTGGTGCCCCGGCCTGGGTATCCTCTAGAAGACGGGAACTTAGATCAGCTGCGGCAGATGGGAGCTACGGTGGCGATCGCTGACCTAACCGGTCTGGCAGTCTCGTCCACAGCCTACCGCAAAGCCGGAGATACGGCTATTCTCACGCCTCCCATTGAGGACTATATCCATCGGGAGCAGTTGTACGCATGTCAGAACGGAGCCAACGAAAGCCTACCGACCTGGTAA
- a CDS encoding nicotinate phosphoribosyltransferase — MTMVSLIPQPQDYGLLTDLYQLTMAACYVGEDLDQRPASFELFVRRLPDGFSYLVAMGLEQALDYLTQFSFGPDQIAALQGTGLFAHVPDRFWQVLESARFSGSVWAVPEGTVMFANEPLLRIEAPLWQAQVVETYLLNTLNYQTLVATRSARLRDVAGPDATLLEFGTRRAFSPQASLWAARAAIAGGLNATSNVLAALQLGQRPAGTMAHALVMALTAIAQDEDVAFDTMLRYFPDTALLIDTYDAIAAAQRLSDRVTAGTLQVQGVRLDSGDLVSQSQEVRSLLPHATIVASGDLDEYEIARLLAEGAQIDAYGLGTKLVTGTPVNGVYKLVDIDGIPTMKNSTSKTTYPGRKQIFRTYEQDRWVHDRLALMDEEAQPGEVPLLQLVMDKGDRRLDAEPLGAIATRTAAAVQALPASLRDLDHPVMTSPILSTALQTLTQDTQDRARQVYTDQNSSVAD, encoded by the coding sequence ATGACGATGGTCTCTCTAATTCCCCAACCTCAGGATTATGGACTGCTGACCGATCTCTACCAGCTCACCATGGCAGCCTGCTATGTGGGCGAGGATCTGGATCAGCGCCCCGCTAGTTTTGAACTTTTTGTGCGTCGCTTGCCCGATGGCTTCAGCTATCTAGTCGCCATGGGGCTAGAGCAAGCTCTCGACTACCTCACCCAGTTTTCCTTTGGCCCCGACCAGATTGCAGCGCTGCAGGGCACCGGACTCTTCGCCCATGTCCCCGATCGCTTCTGGCAGGTGCTAGAGTCAGCCCGGTTTAGTGGCTCGGTGTGGGCGGTTCCTGAAGGCACCGTGATGTTTGCCAATGAGCCGCTGTTGCGCATTGAAGCGCCCCTCTGGCAGGCTCAGGTGGTGGAAACCTATCTTCTTAATACCCTCAATTATCAAACCCTGGTGGCCACCCGCAGCGCTCGATTGCGGGATGTGGCGGGCCCCGATGCTACCCTGCTGGAGTTTGGTACCCGGCGGGCGTTCAGTCCCCAAGCGTCGCTCTGGGCGGCCAGGGCCGCGATCGCCGGCGGTCTCAACGCTACCTCCAATGTCCTTGCCGCGCTGCAGCTCGGGCAACGCCCCGCAGGCACCATGGCCCATGCCCTAGTGATGGCGTTAACCGCGATCGCCCAGGATGAAGACGTGGCCTTTGACACCATGCTGCGCTATTTCCCCGACACGGCTCTGTTGATCGATACCTACGATGCGATCGCTGCGGCCCAACGGTTGAGCGATCGCGTCACGGCCGGCACCCTGCAGGTGCAAGGGGTGCGCCTCGACTCCGGCGATCTAGTTTCCCAGTCTCAGGAGGTGCGATCGCTGCTGCCCCATGCCACCATCGTAGCCAGCGGCGACTTGGATGAATACGAAATTGCCCGCCTGCTTGCCGAGGGCGCTCAGATCGATGCCTACGGCTTGGGCACCAAACTGGTGACCGGCACCCCGGTCAATGGCGTCTATAAACTGGTGGACATCGACGGCATTCCCACCATGAAAAACTCGACGAGCAAGACTACCTACCCCGGTCGCAAGCAGATTTTCCGCACCTACGAGCAAGACCGCTGGGTTCACGATCGCCTAGCCCTGATGGACGAAGAAGCCCAACCAGGAGAAGTGCCCCTACTGCAGTTGGTCATGGACAAGGGCGATCGCCGCTTAGATGCAGAACCTCTGGGAGCGATCGCCACCCGCACCGCCGCCGCCGTTCAGGCACTTCCAGCCAGCCTACGCGACCTCGACCATCCCGTCATGACATCCCCCATCCTGTCCACCGCCCTACAAACGCTCACCCAAGACACCCAAGACCGAGCGCGTCAGGTCTATACTGATCAAAATTCCAGCGTTGCCGATTGA
- a CDS encoding NAD(P)/FAD-dependent oxidoreductase has translation MSQPQRSPHKVVIIGGGFGGLYAAQELNHAAVEVTLIDKRNFHLFQPLLYQVATGGLSPGDISSPLRAVLSHQRNTKVLMDEVTDIDPVAQTVTLRHDTLPYDSLIVATGVSHHYFGNEHWSEQAPGLKTIEDALEMRRRIFLAFEAAEREPDPVKRQAWLTFVVVGGGPTGVELAGALAELAYGTLKADFRSIDTSEARILIVEGMDRLLPPYPPDLSIQAEEALAELGVTICTSTFVTSIDKGVVTFKQGDRTEDLAARTVLWAAGVKASAMGQVLADRAGATLDRVGRVMVDADFAVPGQPNIYVIGDLAHYIYEGKPVPGTGAVAMQQGSYVARALRAKLKNKVPKPFKYFDAGSLAVIGRNAAVARLGNFHFAGFPAWLIWVFIHIYYLVEFDNKLVVMIQWAWNYFTRKQGSRLITGYVLPPVDPDSVEGDRSPEHISEDAVTSEKSVVEV, from the coding sequence ATGTCACAACCTCAGCGATCGCCCCATAAAGTTGTCATCATCGGCGGTGGATTTGGTGGCCTGTATGCCGCTCAGGAACTCAACCATGCAGCCGTTGAGGTCACGTTGATCGACAAACGTAACTTCCACCTGTTTCAACCGTTGCTGTACCAAGTGGCGACCGGCGGCTTGTCGCCTGGTGATATTTCCTCGCCGCTGCGGGCTGTTCTCAGCCACCAACGCAATACCAAGGTGTTGATGGATGAAGTGACGGATATTGACCCGGTGGCCCAGACCGTCACTCTGCGCCACGATACGCTGCCCTACGATAGTTTGATTGTGGCCACCGGCGTCAGCCATCACTATTTTGGCAATGAGCATTGGTCAGAGCAGGCTCCGGGGTTGAAGACGATTGAAGATGCCCTAGAAATGCGGCGGCGGATTTTCCTGGCCTTTGAGGCGGCAGAACGGGAGCCTGATCCGGTGAAGCGACAGGCTTGGCTGACGTTTGTAGTCGTAGGCGGTGGGCCGACGGGAGTGGAACTAGCCGGTGCGTTGGCGGAACTGGCCTATGGCACTCTCAAGGCAGATTTCCGCTCGATCGATACCTCAGAAGCGAGAATTTTGATTGTGGAAGGTATGGATCGGCTGCTGCCGCCCTACCCGCCCGATTTGTCGATTCAGGCAGAGGAGGCGCTGGCGGAACTGGGCGTCACGATTTGCACCAGTACCTTTGTCACCAGCATTGACAAGGGCGTGGTCACGTTCAAACAGGGCGATCGCACGGAAGACCTTGCGGCCCGAACGGTGCTGTGGGCTGCGGGGGTGAAGGCCTCTGCCATGGGGCAGGTGCTTGCCGATCGCGCTGGTGCGACCCTCGATCGGGTGGGACGGGTGATGGTCGATGCAGATTTTGCTGTACCTGGTCAGCCCAATATCTATGTGATTGGTGACTTGGCCCACTATATTTATGAGGGTAAGCCTGTTCCAGGAACGGGGGCAGTGGCGATGCAGCAGGGTAGCTATGTTGCTCGTGCCCTGCGGGCGAAGCTTAAGAATAAGGTGCCGAAACCCTTCAAGTATTTTGATGCGGGTAGCTTAGCGGTGATTGGTCGTAATGCGGCGGTTGCTAGGTTGGGGAACTTCCATTTTGCTGGATTTCCCGCCTGGTTGATTTGGGTGTTTATCCATATTTATTATCTGGTGGAATTCGATAATAAATTGGTGGTGATGATCCAGTGGGCTTGGAATTATTTTACCCGCAAGCAAGGATCGCGGTTGATTACCGGCTATGTGCTGCCGCCTGTGGATCCAGATAGTGTAGAGGGCGATCGCTCCCCAGAACATATCTCGGAAGACGCCGTGACCTCGGAAAAGTCAGTGGTCGAAGTCTAA
- the cobU gene encoding bifunctional adenosylcobinamide kinase/adenosylcobinamide-phosphate guanylyltransferase, which produces MPPLTLITGPSRSGKSEWAEHLAERSPRDVLYIATAQMDPTDAEWQARILKHQQRRPAHWRSRHVPHELAIALQTAAAKDCLLIDSLGTWLANAIDQTDDAWQIQATALLDSLQQTTAEVILVTEEVGWGVVPAYPLGRAFRDRLGRLTRQVGAIADAAYLVTAGYVLDLQHLGQHIDRLEN; this is translated from the coding sequence ATGCCTCCCCTCACCCTGATCACCGGCCCATCTCGATCGGGCAAAAGCGAATGGGCCGAACACCTAGCAGAGCGATCGCCCCGAGATGTCCTCTACATTGCCACCGCCCAGATGGATCCCACGGATGCTGAGTGGCAAGCTCGGATCCTGAAGCACCAGCAGCGCCGTCCTGCCCATTGGCGATCGCGCCATGTACCCCACGAGCTGGCGATCGCCCTGCAAACGGCTGCCGCTAAAGACTGCCTGCTGATCGACTCCCTGGGCACCTGGCTGGCCAATGCCATCGACCAAACCGATGACGCCTGGCAGATCCAAGCCACTGCTCTCCTAGACAGCCTGCAGCAAACAACCGCTGAGGTGATTCTGGTGACCGAAGAAGTGGGCTGGGGCGTTGTGCCGGCCTATCCCCTGGGCCGTGCCTTTCGCGATCGCCTCGGACGTCTCACACGGCAGGTAGGAGCGATCGCCGACGCAGCCTATTTAGTGACCGCCGGCTATGTGCTGGATTTACAGCATCTGGGTCAGCATATCGATCGGCTAGAAAACTAG
- a CDS encoding DUF3531 family protein has protein sequence MNVEFRECDFFDLWIWLEFDTVPSNLEQQYIEEVLNSWFFLGKLGGFNAENLQVQDTGLDISYMSYDSSQIDSSLTSLMHNMADLEFQGTWARCWFDLGTTDAIALDVLINALHQFSTEYVAIETLWIGGENADWPIPGHRRPNYLETNTDY, from the coding sequence ATGAACGTTGAATTTCGTGAATGTGACTTTTTTGATCTGTGGATTTGGCTGGAATTTGACACCGTTCCCTCCAACCTAGAACAGCAATACATTGAAGAAGTCCTCAATTCTTGGTTTTTTCTTGGAAAACTGGGCGGCTTTAATGCCGAAAATCTTCAGGTGCAAGATACAGGGCTGGATATCAGCTACATGTCCTACGATTCCAGCCAGATCGACAGCAGTCTGACCTCGCTCATGCACAACATGGCTGACCTGGAGTTTCAGGGAACCTGGGCCCGCTGCTGGTTTGACCTTGGCACCACCGACGCGATCGCCCTGGATGTGTTGATTAATGCCCTGCATCAGTTCAGCACTGAATATGTCGCCATTGAAACCCTGTGGATTGGTGGCGAAAATGCCGACTGGCCCATTCCAGGGCACCGCCGACCCAATTATCTTGAAACGAATACAGACTATTAA